The genomic region TTTAAACTTGGTCTTCAAGAAGTGAGGGGAATACAGTGCTAAATGAAGGGAGAGATGCATTTAGGTCAATGGCCATCTCCTATACTTTGGAAAAACAGTAAGAAGAAATGTCATTTCAGAGTTCTCTCACATCTTGAGAGACTTGTGCTGAATTTGTGGGGGCTCAGTTTGATCCTCTTCTGACTAAAAATGTCATGAACAACATATTACCACATTCTATCAAAGTGACATCTCTCAAAATTCCAGGGCTGAATATTAATCAGTATTCAACTGACTTTTTCCACATACATCCCTTATTTTCCATTCCTAATAAAGAGAGTCATtatgactaaagaaaaaaaaaatgttggcttGGGTGGCATGTTGAGACTCATATTTGACAAACCATAGCCTGATTAGTCAGCTTTGCAGCTTAGATGAAAGCCGTTCTCAGGATTCAAAATGGTCTTGCTTCTTTGTTAATAAGACATCATCTTCATAAATAACTAAATGAGGTGTGCTGATGAGATGTTATTCTCCAAATTAGCATTGGCCATGAGGTGGACAGGAGTCTTCAGAAGAAGCCAACACCCAGGTTTCTGAGTATATAATCTCTTCAAATCCAGCATGTTGATTCTTTACAACCAACTTCAATCAAGGGTTTTAACACTATGCCCGATAACCACAGCCATTCACTCAGGAGTTTCTACAGTGCCCCACCACTCTCTGCCGTCATACATAGCTCCAATCCCCAAAGCAATGAAGATGGATTTTGTTTACCCAGCGGTTTCCATAGCAGAACCTGGCTCCTGGACAACTTTCAAGAAACATCCAGTGAAACCACTGGTTGCCAACTGACCAACTGTGAGCAGGATGTGCACACAAAGGACCTCTGTGCACAGTGTGCTTTCCTCCCCAGGGTTGTCCAAACAACTTCTATTAATTCCAGGTGCAATGAAAGAACAACATGCCCATCAGGAGGTGCCTCAGCAGCACTGGAGTGTGTTTCCCAGGCTTGCCAGGCAAGAAGTAACCAGCAAATAGGTTGTACAGTTCGGAGGTTCCAACCTGCAAGCTACATGACAAGGGGTTTCCCACCCAAGACTTATGTGTCAAAGAGTTGCCAAACTTTGGAATGTGAATATCATCAATGCCAGGTTCAGAGCCATGGATCCAGTGGTTGCAGACCTTTGGTCTGTGTCTCACCTGGACCACAACTCCTGGAATCTTCTTCTAGTACTTATGAACCAACTTGCTGTGTTACTGGTGGTTTGCAGTTGTCTAGTAAGTGAAGAAACTGTAGAGGAGAGGGCATATTCTAAATTGGATGAATTGATTTCTGAGAGTTTTAGTAATCTTTATTTCTCTAAATTCAAACTATTGTGTGTTTGTGAGTGAAAGGATGTGTCTTCTTTCTAAAGATAGAATACTATCTTTAAAGACTATATTAACCTTTTGGGGATCTCTCTGACATTAATATGGGatgcaaagtttttttttaaactattttagatCACTAGGATACTATTTTTTATAGAGCAATAAGAGTTGTAAACAGGGACTGATATGAgtgcttaaaaaaaatcattactctGTAGCTGCATGGAAACACTTAGCGTTGGATCTGGTTTAATAACTGATGttttactaatatcagaaatcCATCAAATATTGGATTTAAAAGAGACCCAGAAGCCAGTCTAGCCCTGTGAATTCCAATATGTTAAACTCTGTCAGATGTAATTAATAACATCAGAATCACAACCAAAAAGCTAAGTCTATTCACTGGTCATCCCATGATTTTCTCCACTGCATCACAACACTATTCCAGTTAACTATGTGATTGAATGCATAGCTTGAAAAGTTCAAGGGAATTTTGAAATTCACCTCTGTGGACTTCCCATCATATAATAGCTAGATCTTTGAATATGCATGAGCTCAAGTCtgctattctttcttctgttcttaccatttctt from Choloepus didactylus isolate mChoDid1 chromosome 1, mChoDid1.pri, whole genome shotgun sequence harbors:
- the LOC119529428 gene encoding keratin-associated protein 27-1; amino-acid sequence: MPDNHSHSLRSFYSAPPLSAVIHSSNPQSNEDGFCLPSGFHSRTWLLDNFQETSSETTGCQLTNCEQDVHTKDLCAQCAFLPRVVQTTSINSRCNERTTCPSGGASAALECVSQACQARSNQQIGCTVRRFQPASYMTRGFPPKTYVSKSCQTLECEYHQCQVQSHGSSGCRPLVCVSPGPQLLESSSSTYEPTCCVTGGLQLSSK